The following is a genomic window from Malus sylvestris chromosome 7, drMalSylv7.2, whole genome shotgun sequence.
GATGTTAACATGCAAGAGGCCGACGGATAACATATTTAAAGATAGTATGAACCTACACAACTTTGTCTTGATGGCTCTGCCATAACATgtgaaacctaactaaaaggtaCAAAAACACATTAATTTGTGATAcatgattataaaaaaaaatcttatcatataggtaaataaataaattaacctgtagtataggttgattataaagataaaaaaattatatatatatgaataaggTTTagcggaggaggaagaaaactcTCTTTCTAGAAGTCTTATAATTTAGTTCTAAACGCAATCTCCTTTTTCATTAGTGAACGGAGAAGATCTAACTCATCAAAATCTCAACCGTtgaatcatttaaaaaaaaaaaaaaaaacatgtgcaGGTGAGTAAAGCTCTTGAAAACACCTGCAACACAGCCCATGGTATGAGTACAGCAGCTTTCACTGCGCTCCCAGAAGTACACATCCAACTTGCCAAAGATGAGAGGCTAATATGATTTCTGGTTTTTCAACAAAGTATCCGTAGAAAGCGAGCCACGAAAGGCTGTTCGGTACATAACCAGATTTCTTAACATTACAAATATCATGAATTACAACACCACCAGCATTTCGGTACACTTTACGTGAAGCACTGAGGCACAATTCCAGTCAGGGGTCTCAGAAAattggttttcttttttactgtcAAGATGGTTGAAACCGAAGATGAAAAAATCATGTGGTAGATTAGAGATGCAGTTTATGTGGAATGATGGCAGCTCCCCCAAAACATTACCTACCGCGCACACTGGCAGGAGATCGACCACCTCTCTCACTGCCATTATCTTCTACTTCACTCCCGTCTAAACAAAGGCCATTGTTGTTTACGCTAACTTCGGAACTAGCATTACTGCTAGTGGCAAGAGGAGAATCTGAAACACTAATTGTTCTGCTTCGTGCAGGCCCCGATCTCACACTATACATGGAGGATGCAGGAATATTTGTCATCAACGGTCTTAAATTACCTGGAATGGATCGCCTTATATCCTGCAACCAACACCGAAGCAAGAAAAAATTATGTACAACAAACTTGtataaaatattttctctagaTTAAAAGTAAATTTTGACTGCTTATCAAGCACACTGGGGGGGGGGAATGAGGGAAAGCTATCTTCTACAACAGAGAATATGAGATACTTCTACAGAAATAGCATGCACAACTTTGCAACGAACAGGCATTCTAGTCTCAATTCGCTGGGAATGTACACCGACTCATAAAATGGAAAGATATGCTTACCATGTGGCGTATAGCCATATCAAGGGATTTCTTTGAAAGTGATCTACCAAAGCCTGAGCTGTCTGGGGATGAAGCTGACTTCCCGGAGTGGTTACCATGAGGAGAATGTTTGTCCTCTTGCTTCGGTGGTGCCAGTTTGCGCATATTTATTACCCTCTCGACCATTTTTGTTCCCATTAAAACAGGGCTCACGTTGTCATTAACTTTAGAATGTCCACGACTGAATGCAGGAACAGAGCTCCCACTAGCATGACTAATGCCATTGGGAGCCCGTCCTCTTGAAGGAGAGCATGATTGCCGTCTTGGTCTTACATTAGGACCAGGCTCAACGGAAGATGATCGAGAACTGGGTGCTCCAGGCCTACCTCTAGTGGCTGAAAGTGGTCTGTCAGGAAGTGTTGTCCTTAAATTTGGCGGGGCCTCGAGTGAGAAACCAGGCATTTCTGAGGGCTTCCATGGTCTAGATTTTACTGTTGGGGATGCACCACATGATGGCACTGGATTTCTTGCTGCTGCAGGAGCTGGCTTGGAAATTGAAGGTGAGGACTTTGACAGAGGAGCTGATACACTAGGGGTAGGGGATGGCATGGACGGTCGACGAGTTGGTGTTGATGCTCTTGATGCAGGCTTGGGTGGGGGTACAGTGGGTCTGGAAGTTGGTGTTGAAGATCTTGCTGTAGACCTTGATGGTGTAGAGGATCTTGATGGTGTAGAGGATCTTGAAGGAACTGTAGATTTAGTTGCAGGAGTTGTCGATCTATTTGCAGGAAGTGTGGATCGAGTTGTGGGAACCATAGACTTAGGGGCAGAATTTATGGACTTGTTTAACAGCAAGGTTGATCGAGAAGTAGGGGTTGACGATCTTGAAGGTCTAGGTGCTGAAGGCAACGTGGGGCATCCATTTGGTGTTGCAGGTCTTGATCCTGGACCCCCGGACGATGAAGGCCTCCGGGTCCCTGAATTTGAAGAACTCAACCCAGGGGAAGAAGTTGATTGTCTAGACACTAAGCTGGTCCTAGCAGCAGGCTCCGGCTGGGGGTTTGCTAACTATGATCACAATGAAGAAATGGCTAAGTAATACTACATGAAACTCAAGCACAATTAGAATTTAGAACTCAAAAATGAGAAACTGAAAACCACCACGAAATTTACCCTTTTATAAAGACTGATAAACGAGAGAAGCGGCATCTTCTATGAATTACAACATTCTAAACTCAATAGTTGTTGAATCTAGTAGTTAGATGCTAGATATGTAATTTTCTCTTAAATGCACTTTCTAAGTTAAGCAACGTAAAGTTTGAGAGATGAGAATGAATGTCAATAGTTCAGATGTTCATATAACTACAAATTAAGCGCCATATACCAAGGATATCTTTTGCAACTTTTCTACTTTAAAAAGGACTAAAGATGGATGCTAACTTCCAGAGCCTTAAACTCCCCTTCACATGCtataaataaattacaaccACTTCAGATGTAGAACTGCAACCCAGTTGATAAGGAAATTCTTACTCTAGATTTGAGTGCGGTGGGACGAGCCTTTGGGGTTCCAAGTTGACTCATTACGGTTTTATGCGATTCCATCTCCAACGAAGGAAAAAGAGGAGTCCCGGGTGGAGTTAAAAGCCtgaaagaagaataaaataataataccgACTTAGAACACTTATCTCTACCTAATAGTAACACTGCTAAACTGAAATTTAATATGCATTTGAAGAACAGAAGCTGTACAGACTTCTTATTTTAGTTAAACACTTCAATGGCCATGCTTTCCTTTGTCAAAAATTTATTCCCCCTACAGGAACACAGCACGTTTAGGCCACCCCAACAGACCTCACATTAGGCATGTAATCAGCAGAAATGCATCCACGGACTATATCACCAGTGTATTATTATACTGCTGACTCTATCCAGAAACTTTGCAATCCAAAATATTTCATATGATACGCATAATTGAAACAAAATCTTCAAACATCCTATAAAGGATATGGTAAACCTGATATAAAAGTTCCATAACAGAGGGAAAAATTTCAGAATCGTAAGCATACAAACCATAGAAGTTAAAAAAAGGTATGGCCTATTCTGCTTCTTTATTATCCCATCAGAACTCAGCTAACAAATAACTTCTATGTTCTagaaaagcaaaacagattATGGCATTACCAATCATAATCATTCTTGTCATTCTCAGAATTGAGAAAATCATCAGCACCGGTCTTGCGTGGAGGTGCCGGCGTTGATgaggaaatattgaaaatggGAGAAGTTCCGGGTTTCGTCCCTGCAATGTCAAAGTTACCATATCAGAAGCAACCTTAGTAATCAATATCAAAGCCGAAAATGCGAAACATTTCcaaacaaaatttaatctacaatCAGTACAGACTATTTAAGCATCAATTCAAACCAAAAAGCACATTACTGATTCACAAAATCGAAATGTGAAAGCCTCTACATTGCACACGAAAACCTAATAAATTTAGGCACAAAAAGTATACCTAATGGTGCATCGAACTCTTCAGAGCTGTTAAGAAGAAGATCGTTCCGTTCCTTCTCGCGCTTCTTCATCTCTAGGAACAAAGCGagctcttcttccttctccttcctcacaGAGGCTCTGAGCTGCTGCCTCTGCTTAATCATCGCTTGCATTTGCGAGTCCTGAGCCCTAAAACTCCGATTCATCGCCATAAACGCTAAGTCCACCGATagtaaatgaaataaaatatctAAAACCTAATTTCCAACCACCACTGCGTCGCAGTCGTCGCCGAAACGAAGCTCAGCTACCGATAGATCTGAAACCGACGGCCAATCGGTGCACAAATTCGACGGCTACGAGTCGGCATTTCGGCTCCGTTTTCTACCAATCGTGAAGTGCTGCGTAGGAGTGTGAGAGCACTTAGAAAGATGAAAGCTTGGAGAGTCCTCAGAGGTATGGAACCGCCATTAAGGAACTGAGCTCCCAAGTGCGTTGAAAACTAGACGAGAAGAGAGATTGAGCTCGGAGGAACCGCCATTATTGCGGAGCTGAGCTCGAGAGGCGGAGGAAGCGAGCGTGAGTTGCAGTGAGAAAGCTCGGAAGATCGGAGATTTCACAGtggagatggagagagagagtgagggggAAGAGGAGGAGTGGCATTGAATGGTAATTTAGGAGAAATTTGGAGTCCGACATTGGGAAAATGAACGAGGTGCGTACTGTGCAGGTTTTGTTGTTTCTCTCACTTAAAGCGTACGTTTTCCAGGTCGTGGGTTTTGGTGGGGATATAATCACGATAATGCCctttttttaacttatttattttttgtttttgaattttgaagtaTTGTATTTGCAGTTTAAGCCCATGTATTTTTGTGTAATTCTGATGTATGGTTTCGAAGATTTTCTTGGTTTTGTGATGtatattgttttgttttcttgtcccGTGAATCGTATGAGAGTAACTTCGACTTAATAATACAAAGCCACGTGTTAGTTTTCATTCAAttacattatgtttggatgagggaaataaatttgaaattttggtaaaagttataatttataaattaacatgcacaaattttcttgtttggattcataaacatggaaatttagaatttccgcgtggaaaaaaaacttgaatttgagaccttcaattcccaagttcaaattccatgtaaataggtgttatttcccaatttctatgatttagagtttaaaaataacaaattcagtgttcaattccattgttcttttagattaaccaaacaagaaaatttacaaattcttgaaaataaaatcttgtcatttcaatttccgtcattttaaatttctttaataATCCTAAATTTCatcatccaaacataatgttATATTATGTTACTGAATTGAGATGTTACCACGGCGATCAACCAAGTCAATTTAAGTTCTCGTCTGACACCTCTATATTGTAGCTTTGAGTATTTGGTTGTACCGGTGACCTAATCGTTTTGAATTTAAGAATTCCTCGTTGATTAGGGTTAACCCCCTATTGTAATTATTTTAACCCCCTATTGTAATTATAGAAATCTCAATACTCACATTACTTAAATTGAgaggttttcttttttctctaatGTGCAATAGGAGTGTCTTTTTTAAAATCTCTAAATTAAATTACATATAGTTATGAGTCTTAATTACGTTATTTTATTTCTCGATCAGAGTGTTAGAAATAATATCTttctttttaagttatttttctCATAACTTAGATTGTATTAAGGGGTAAGGGTTGACCAAGgactaattaattagtaaagtCTTCAAATTCAAATTGAGATTATATAAGAGGTGTAACTAGCTCTCTTAATTTTGCCTAGTTTCTCTCATATAAAATGTTCAAGGTAAGTtgaataaaaaatcaattatattTCAGATCATTTACTAAAAATATGACAAATAAGACGACAAAGtttcaaatctcaaaattatATATTGACAATAACATGTCTGAGCGCGTAACAAGAAGCTAATAATGTACACCGTAAACTTCTAATTTGTCTGTATAACCATATAATActccatttatttatttttgctgGTTATTCATTTTTCTCAaccatatattaaaaaaagtcaGATGCACAAATGAATTAAACAATTAAGTACTGAAAATCGGCCGAGGAGATCAATAGAGAAAGAGGGAGGGTCGTCGTACGGCTGGTTATTGGACGCCACGACGTCGTTTGGAAGCTAAAACGCCGTCCAGAACGTCCGATGCAGAGGCGGAGCTGAGCGGAGAGAGAGGATCGAATCGGAAAATGGCTGGGAAGATGAAGAAGGGCGAGGCGAGCAGTAGCGGCGGCGGCAGTAGTAACCACAGAGGAGAAAGCGTGGTGGTGGACTACGGCAAAAACAAAAGCTCCTGCGGCTATTGCAAATCCGGTGCTCGCACCAGTATCTCTCACGGTCCGTTTCTCTCATCAACTCCCTCGCTCTctataatttgtttggttttaagCTCGTAATTTGGTTGATTTGTCTTGCTAATTAGATTTAGAACAAGTTTAGGAATTTGATTGTGTGATCGATGGAGCCTTTGGAAAACTTGAGCCTTTGAAAATGGTTTTCTCGATAtagttgtttgtttatttgttagaAACCAAATCTCAAACCCTAACTCAAACCTTAACTATTGCACATAgaagagaaggaaggaggaagataGAAGGAGCAGAGCTCCAatatttttgtattgatttgttttGTAAAATTCTGTTCTGTTTTCAAACCAAAGAGCAGGTGCTCTTATACATGAAGTGTGACTGCCAGCTGACATTTCTATCAAATTCCCCTAATAACCAGTAAAAACCCTCAATTACAACTAATTTGAGTCTTTACTTTAAACATAAACCTCAATTACAAATTGGGTTCATAACAATATTTCCCCCTTGAAAATTAGCCTTGTCCTCAAGGCTTAAAAAAGAAACTGTGGAAACTTGTTTGAACGCAGCAGCACTCTCCTTCAGTTCCAGAAATGTCCTTTGCAATCCCAATATCAGCAAGTTTCAAAGTAGGTGCATCATTCACTCCATCAACAGTCATAGCAACAACCTCACCATCCTCTTTGAGCAACCTCACAATCTTTTGTTTGTGCTTTGGTTCGACCCTCAAAAACAGAAGGCCATCACCTTGTCTCAGA
Proteins encoded in this region:
- the LOC126629092 gene encoding uncharacterized protein LOC126629092 isoform X2, with product MESHKTVMSQLGTPKARPTALKSRLANPQPEPAARTSLVSRQSTSSPGLSSSNSGTRRPSSSGGPGSRPATPNGCPTLPSAPRPSRSSTPTSRSTLLLNKSINSAPKSMVPTTRSTLPANRSTTPATKSTVPSRSSTPSRSSTPSRSTARSSTPTSRPTVPPPKPASRASTPTRRPSMPSPTPSVSAPLSKSSPSISKPAPAAARNPVPSCGASPTVKSRPWKPSEMPGFSLEAPPNLRTTLPDRPLSATRGRPGAPSSRSSSVEPGPNVRPRRQSCSPSRGRAPNGISHASGSSVPAFSRGHSKVNDNVSPVLMGTKMVERVINMRKLAPPKQEDKHSPHGNHSGKSASSPDSSGFGRSLSKKSLDMAIRHMDIRRSIPGNLRPLMTNIPASSMYSVRSGPARSRTISVSDSPLATSSNASSEVSVNNNGLCLDGSEVEDNGSERGGRSPASVRGR
- the LOC126629092 gene encoding uncharacterized protein LOC126629092 isoform X1, whose amino-acid sequence is MAMNRSFRAQDSQMQAMIKQRQQLRASVRKEKEEELALFLEMKKREKERNDLLLNSSEEFDAPLGTKPGTSPIFNISSSTPAPPRKTGADDFLNSENDKNDYDWLLTPPGTPLFPSLEMESHKTVMSQLGTPKARPTALKSRLANPQPEPAARTSLVSRQSTSSPGLSSSNSGTRRPSSSGGPGSRPATPNGCPTLPSAPRPSRSSTPTSRSTLLLNKSINSAPKSMVPTTRSTLPANRSTTPATKSTVPSRSSTPSRSSTPSRSTARSSTPTSRPTVPPPKPASRASTPTRRPSMPSPTPSVSAPLSKSSPSISKPAPAAARNPVPSCGASPTVKSRPWKPSEMPGFSLEAPPNLRTTLPDRPLSATRGRPGAPSSRSSSVEPGPNVRPRRQSCSPSRGRAPNGISHASGSSVPAFSRGHSKVNDNVSPVLMGTKMVERVINMRKLAPPKQEDKHSPHGNHSGKSASSPDSSGFGRSLSKKSLDMAIRHMDIRRSIPGNLRPLMTNIPASSMYSVRSGPARSRTISVSDSPLATSSNASSEVSVNNNGLCLDGSEVEDNGSERGGRSPASVRGR